The genomic segment TATGTAATATAAGTGCTTATATTAGCGTAACTTATTGGTATAAAGCGAGAATATCATAAGAATTGTTTTAACGAAGAGAATGGCGGTGACGGAGAGATTCGAACTCTCGAAAAGTTTCCCTTTACACGCTTTCCAGGCGAGCTCCTTCAGCCACTCGGACACGTCACCAAATTTTGTTTTGTACTGTTCATCTAGGTAATAAGGTGCATTCAATAACAACCTTATATAAGAACTCTCGAAAGGTTACCCTTTACACGCTTTCCAGGCGTGCTCCTTCAGCCACTCGGACACGTCACCTAATCAGAATGTTATATAAATATAACGATTCGTACTTTAGATAATCACTCTGTAAAGGTCAATGAAAAACTAAGATTTACAGTTTGACTGCTGCATTACTGAACATACATACCGTATTACATATTTTCCTACCATGACTAATTGGCACATAAATAGCATGTTTAATTGTATATTTTAGGCGGCAATACGAATTGCCTAAAGTTGTCAGCAGAGCTGACGATATAAATATTATAATTTGTGCGATTAAAGATATCGCGATTCAAATATCATAAGGATCCATGAGCCGATGAAAACTCAACGCCGCCAAGCATTATTATTGCCTCTATCTCTGGGATTTGCGCTCACAAGTTGCTCGCTGTCTGCGACTGAGTTTGACGCGCGCTCATATGCAATGGGTGGTGTTGGTGTCACGACGGCAGATTATGTCACCGCTTCGTTTCATAACCCGGCAATGGCTGCTAAGCATGATGTACGTGATGATTTTGGTTTGCTCGCGCCTGTACTTGGTGTTCAGATTGATGACGAAAATGATTTATTTGATGATCTACCGTCTGATCCGTTAGAACTTATTGGTGATAAATCTTATTACGAAGCTGGCTTTGGCCTCGTTGCATCAGTACCTACGCGCTATTATTCCACCAATGTATTTATCAAGGGATATGCCGATTCATTTGCATTTGCAGATGTAGTTTCCGGCGATATCAATTCTAAAGTAAGCGTATACGCCATCTCTGTTTTAGAATTAGGAATGACTTTTGCGCGTAAGTTTGATACTCGTTACGGTGGCATGCATTTTGGTTTTTCACCGAAATATAACGTTATTTCCACTTATAATTATTCTGAAGTCGTTAATGATTTTGATCCTGACAAGTACAAAGATGGTGCTAGCAGTGATGAAAAAGGTTTTAACCTTGATTTAGGTATGGAGATGGGATTGTTATATGGTTTAAGTGTCGGCGCGGCAGTAAAAAACTTAATACCACAAGAAGTTGATTTAAAACCAATGAATGGCTCTAGTGCTAGTTATAATCTCAATCCTGTCGTGACTACCGGAATTAGTTGGAGCGGTAATTATGCCATGCTAGCGATGGATATTGACTTAAATGCCACACAACGTTATGAAGATATGAATACATTATCTGGTGTGGGAAATAGTTTTGACGACACTCAAATGTTGAAAATTGGTGGTGAAATAGGTTCAGAGTCAGCGATACAGTTTCGTGCCGGTTATATGTACGATTTACAAGGCAATAAAAGCCAAGCCTTTACCGCCGGTGTAGGTTTATCACCGTTTAATGTTTTCCAACTTGACCTTGGTGCAAGCTATGGTGGTTCAAATAAATTTGGTCTTGCAGCACAAACCATGGTGTGGTTTTAAGTAAAACTTATAGTAGCCTCTATAGTTGAACCTAAGTATGGTATTTCAATCAAATTCGGGTAATTACTCTAAGAGTATGAAAGCTTGAGATAAGTCATGAATTAAATGCGTGCTTTACTCTACTATCTTGTAATACGATTTATTATTGAATCTAATACAAGGAGTGTTAAGAGATGCCAGCAAATCAAACTGCAATACAAGGGCCACGCGTTACTGTTGATATTAACGATGATGTCGCCATTGTTACCCTTAATCGAGGCAGTAAATATAATGCGTTAGACATGGATATGTTTCATGCATTAGATAATACCGCATCAGCACTCGCTGATAACAAAGCCATCCGAGCAGTGATCGTACGTGGCGATGGTAAGGTGTTCTGCGCTGGCCTTGATGTCAAAAGCATTATCAAAAATCCCCTCAATCCCGGCAAATTATTGAAACGCGAAGAAGGCGAACTGGCTAATCTGGCGCAAAAAGTCGGCTATCTGTGGCGCCAAATTCCGGTACCTGTCATTGCTGTCACCCACGGTGTGTGTTTTGGTGGCGGGCTGCAAATTGCACTCGGGGCTGATTTTCGTTACAGCACCGCAGATTGTGAATTCTCGGTGATGGAAATTAAATGGGGCTTGATCCCTGATATGAGTGGCATGGTGACCATGCGTGAACTTACCCGTATTGATATTGCCAAAGAATTGACCATGACAGGGCGTAAATTTAGCGGTGTCGAAGCTGAAAAATACGGTTTAGTCACCCATGTTTGTGACGATCCGATGGCGGCGGCTATGACCTTTGTCGATAGTTTGAAAACCCGTTCTCCCGATGCCATTGTCGCGGCCAAATCATTACTGAATGAAACCTGGGTGGCATCAGAACAAGCAGCTTTAGTGCTGGAAACCCAAACTCAGAAAAAAGTCATGGGCAAGTGGAATCAAATTGCGGCTGTGACTCGTAATTTCATTAAAAAATCATTACCCTATAGAAAACGTAGTATTTAAAAGGCGGTCTTATAACTATGTCCCAACTGAATATAAAAGCATTATTAGAACCTTCATCAATAGCCGTTATTGGCGCTAAAAATAGCACTGAGAGTATTGGTTATTGGGTAGTTAAAAATTTAATAGCCAGTCAGTATGATGGTCCGATTATGCCGGTATCATTAAAGGCTAATAATGTCTGTGGGATTTTAGCGTATGAGAAACCAAGTGACTTACCGATAGCACCGGATCTTGGCGCTATTTGTACCCCGATCCGTTTTGTTCCCAAGATCGTTAAAGAACTGGGTGAGATTGGCTGTAAAGCCGTTATTTTATTTAGTGACGAACCTTATGAAGGTAATGCTGATACTTGGGAAAAAATTGGCTTGATTGCGGCAAAATATAATATTCGCGTATTAGGCCCAAGTAGCTTAGGTGTATTAAATCCACGGTTAAAATTAAATGTCAGTGTCGCTCACGTGGCACCGCCTGCCGGTGATGTTGCGGTTATTTCCCAGTCTGCGGCGTTTGCTACCTCGATGATTGACTGGGCTGAAACCCGTGGTGTCGGCTTCTCTTGTTTCATTTCCATTGGTACCCGCATTGACGTTAATTTTGCCGATTTAATCGATTACTTAAGTCGTGACCGTTTTACTAAATCGATTGCCTTGTATGTTGATAATATTATCGATACTCGCCGTTTTATGTCGGCAGCTAGAGCCGCGGCATTTAAAAAACCCATTGTGGTGGTACGTTCAAGTTCCAACATAGGTGGGACCACCGAGTTATTGCAAAATCGACGTAATAAGGTCTCTTATAACACCGCGTATACCGCCGCATTCCAACGTTCTGGTATGTTGCGTGTTAATGATACCTTCGAGTTATTATCGGCAATCAAAACCATTGCTACGGTCAAGCGATCTGTGCGTGGCGATAAAATGTTGATCATTTCTAATGGCGGTTCACCCGCTTATATGGCCGTTGATGTACTGCTAAAATCTGGCTGTAAACTGGCAGAATTAAGTTATGAAACAGAACAAAAATTATTAAAAGCACTGCCGGGTAAAATCACCAGTATGAATCCGATTAACATCCTTGGTGGTGTTGATGCTGAGGCTTTCAGCAAAGTGATTGAAATTGTATTGGAAGATGCACAATACGATGCGCTGCTTATTATTCATGCCCCGCAAGTGACTGAAGCATGCCATGTGACGGCTGAAAAGTTAATCCCGCAATTAGTTAAAAATAACAAAAAAGGGCCGATTATATTCACCTCTTGGATGGGCGAAACCAGTGGTCGCATTGCCCGTCAAACCTTGATTAAAGCAGGGATCCCGTCATACGGTACCCCTGAAGTGGCGGTGAATGCCTTCAATTATATTGTTAAGTTTAGACGCCACCAAAAGCTCCTTATTCAAACACCTGAAACCTTAGCCGATTTAAATCCAAATTCGATGACTGCAGCGAAGGTGATGATTGATAACGCGATGCGCAAAGGCGTCAAAGAAGTGAATGAAAAAGGCATTAATTTGTTGCTTAGCGCTTATGGCATTACCTCTGATACGGCGTTATCACGAGATGAGGTCAATAAATTCCGTATCGAAGTGATTGATGATGCGGCATTTGGGCCGATTATCTGCCTCGGCGAAGCGGGTGGTGATTGGGACATAGATCAAGATGCTGAAGTTGCTTTACCGCCATTGAATATGGCGCTATCGCGCTATCTTGTTGTCGGGGCTATTAAGCAGGGCATTATCCGTGAGCGTAGTTTATCGGTACGCTTAAATATGGACGGCTTGTGTGAAATATTAACCCGTATTTCGCAGATGATTATTGATTTCCCGATGATAAAATCGATCTTGCTGGAGCCATTAGAGTTAGGTCGCACGGCGTATAACATCAAGATCGAAAACGTTAAAATTGGCTTACGTGGTCGCCGTTCACAGCAAAAACTGGCGATATTACCTTACCCGAAAGAGCTGGAAAGTATCTACACCATGAAAAATGGTAAAGGGGTACTACTCAGACCTATTCGTCATGAAGATGAGCCTGAGCATCAAGTATTTGATTCCTCATTAACTGCAGATGATCGTTATTTACGTTACTTTGGCGCTCGTTCTAAATTCAGTCACTTTGAAATGGCGATGTTAACGCAAATTGATTATGAACGGGAAATGGCGTTTATTGCCAGTGCTAAAAATCCGATGGGTCAAGCTGAAACCTTAGGCGTGGTACGGGCTATTTTTGATTGGGATACTGGTGAAGCAGAATTTGCTATTTCAGTTCGCTCAGATTTGAAAGGCCAAGGCTTAGGTAAAGCACTGATGTTGAAAATTATTGATTTTTGCCGTCAATCAGGCTTAAAAACCATGGTTGGCTTCACCATGCCAACTAACTCAGGCATGATTAAGTTAGCAAAATATTGTGGCTTTAAAGTGGTAATGGATTACCGAGAAGGCAACGCAGATTTGAAATTAAAGCTAAATGATTAATTTACAACGAATCAATCTCAACTTATTACTCAGTTTGCAGTACTTGTTGCAAGAGCAGCAAGTGACGGCGGCTGCACAGCGCCAATTTATTACCCAGTCGGCAATGAGTAAAAACCTGGCTAAATTACGCGAAATATTTGCTGATCCTTTACTGATCAAAATCGATAATAAAAGTCAGTTAACTGAAAAGGCTAAGCAGTTAAAACCACTATTAGCGCAGATCTTAAATAACATTGATGGCTTATTGATAACGGGCGGCTTTGACCCTTTGCAATCACAACGTCAATTTACCATAGCCTCAACCGATTATGTGACGGATTATATTCTGCCTATGGCATTGGCGCATTTGTACCAACATGCACCGAATATTAAACTTAATCTGACCTATTGGGATACGTTTACACTTGCGGCGATGGAGCGGGGTGAGATTGATTTAGGGGCAACGATTATCCGCCCTGAACATAAACACCTTTCTTATTTACCGCTAGAGCAAGACAGTTATGTTTGTATTATGCGTCAAGGCCATCCGTTAGAGCAGGTGGCACTGACCTTGTCTAATTACACTCAGTATCCGCACGGTATTATTACCTCGGGTGCAGACAAATCCAGTGATATTGATGTGGCGCTGTCGGCACAAGGGGTATTTAGAGACGTGGCATTACGTATCCCATCTTACTCTTCGGCCTTTAGTATTATTGCCAAAACCGACCATTTATTAACCATTCCTAACTCGATTGCCGATAAACTCATCATCGGCGAGCAATTCAGTCGAAAAAAATTACCAATTAAATTACCTGTTTTACAGGCGGCAATCATCTGGCATCCGCGTTTTGACCATGATTTGGCGCATAAGTGGCTGCGTGATGAACTACATGCTCAATTAAGTAGCAATATTCCAAATGGGACTACAGAGGAGTAAAAGAAGTCATTTTATTCATTTCAATATGCGTTCTATTATTACTGCAACGCAATGGAATGGTGAGCATCATGTACGAAATTATAGTGTCTTTATTAGTTATTAACTTCTTTGGTATGCTCAGCCCTGGGCCTGACATGATGCTGGTTTTAAAATACGGTAGCCTAAATGCGAAACGTGCTGCTTGGTATTGTGTTGGCGGCATCATTAGTGGTCTAGCTGTACACATGATGTTAGGTCTATTTGGTATCTCATTACTTATTTCCAGCAACCCAATGCTATTCAATGTAGTACGTTGGTTAGGTGCTGCTTACCTTATTTATATCGGTATTAAATCGCTGCGAGCGGGTAAAAGCGAAATTGAAGTAGATGCGGGTACACTAAACTATCGTCCCACTAAAGCTTATTTAGACGGCTTATTGTGTAATCTATTAAATCCTAAAATCTTGATGTTCATGGTCGCTGCATTCAGTCAGGTTATTGCCCCTGAAACGCCCACATCAGATAAGTTATTAATCAGCTTATCTATCTTCGTTGAAACGGCAGTACTGTGGTCTTGCTTCATTATATTGCTTAACCGTGGAGGCTTAAAACCTATGCTTAACCGTTATCAAGATAAGATCAACAAAGCAACCGGTGGTCTGTTAATTACCCTCGGTGGTTTCATCGGTTTAAGTAGTTAACATGCGTTAACGATAAATTGATAAAAGAAAGGCGCTGTGGGTGAATACCGACAGCGCCTTTTTTGTGCTTTTAATTTAGTACTTAAGATCTCGAGTGAAGGGCTTAAAGCTCAAAAATATTACTTTGTTGTTGGAAGGTTTCTACATCGCTAATATAGGTGCCTTCACACTTATCTACAGGACGTTCTTCGTATTCATCTACTTCTTCATCATGCGAGTTTGATGGGTTGATTGTTGCCATGATCAAGCGGTCAGAAGTCCGAGACTTTAATTCCACCATGAAGCGGATCAGGTCGACACGTTCTATTTTTTCCAATTCTTCGGCAATTTTATCGGACTTATCAAAGCTTTTATCTTTAATGCCAATAGAGTGCCACAGCCGTTTACTTTTGCTGTTTATGTTAGAATCTGGTTCACGCAATTTAGAGACCAATCCCTGCTTACTTGATTGCCATTGCTGCTCGGTAAACGAGATCATCCCGAACGGGAAGAAATCAATAAAGTCGTTGATCGCATCCAGCAATTTGGTTGGTGACGTATGCGGTGATTGCACATAGAACATCAAACCCGCGTGGCGATTCAGCGGTATGTTGCCAGTACCGACCACATAACCCAGTTGTTGCTGGGTACGCAGTTCATAGAAGAATTTAGATGACATTACATGATTCGCCAAGCTGTAATAGGCTAGTTCTTTCGGTGATATCTTCGGTGCCTGATAGTAAACAATCAGCGCAGCATCGTTATGTTCAACAGCGACCTCGTGTATTAAAGAGCCGGTATCTTGGATATCCACCAGTTTACGTATTGTTTCTTTGCCTGGCGTGCTAATCGGATGTAGTTTATCTTTGACGTATTGGCCAATTTCGAGTGCTTGAGATTGATGCCAGTCACCGTGGATCAATATTTCCACACTGATGTTTTGATACACCTTTTCTAGATACTCGGGCAATTGTTCTTGCTTAATACTGGCCAAGGCTTTGGCTAAGCGCTCACTTGACGGGTTATTGGGTTGCAGCACCGAAGTTAACTCTGAAAACAAGCGATTGATCGGTTTCGCTTGTTTATGATTTTCCCATGAAATAAGCATCTGATTACGAATACTGGCGAAGGTTTCATTGTCCACGGTTTGTAAGTGACGATGGCCAATGATCAGTTTTAATAACTCGAACTGTTTCTGCGCAAACCCTGCAAGGTGTAAGGTGAATCCGCCTTGATGGGCATAAATATGGTAATTAATACCGGCAATTTCTGCTTGATAAGTCAGGCTATTTAATTGCTCCATCAACAGCTCAACCGCTAATCGGGTCATGGCTATATTATGGGTATTAGCAATGGCATATTCACTGTCAATGGAAATGAAGATGTTGCCCTTGGGTAGATGGAACTCATGTTCTTGCATAAACCAAGTTTTAAAGCCGTCACTGTGATCAATCAACTTTGGTTGCTCTGAGAGGTTGGCTTTATCTAGCGCAAGGGCTTCTAAAGACGGACTCATGAACAGGTTCTTGATTGGTAGCGCTAGGCTTTCATCAATCTCGACATTCGCCCAGCGTTGTTGTTGGCTCGCTGTAAATGCATCCACGCGATAAGGGGTATCATACCAAGCGGCTTTTTTATTGGTGTCTAAATTGGGTGCCGATATCATCAAGCGCATATTTTTCGGGTTAAGCTGCTGTAAAAAGAAACGGCAAGCCTCGATATCAAATCCCTTCATCATGTAGTCACCGTAAATGACATGCTCAGGCTGATAGATATGCAAATTTTGCGATAGGTGTGAAACGTTTTTAACGGCTGGTATTTTCTCTTGATAGCGGAACGCTTGTTCTAAGAAATTTTTCTTCTCGTCATAGCGCCACGCTTGTAAACCTTGCTCGGCGATCAGTTTGATATATTGCAGGCAGAACTCAACAATCTCGGTGATATGCTTAAAGCCATCACTGGTTAAGCCCATAATGACATTATAATCTTTAAAGTTAGCGCCACTTTGGCCACTGCCTGCTGATAACGCCGTTACCCAACCTTTACGTTTCAATAACGACAGTAAACTGCCTTCCGTTTCATCACCGATTAACTGACTGATGTAGCTCAGCGGCTTAATTTGGTAATAAGGTAGGGTATTGCCTAACGGGAAGCAGATATATAACTTCTTGTGACCGCTGAGTGATTCCACCCATATTGCTTGCTGTAATTGTGCATTGGTATACAGCGGGGTCGCTAAAGGCACGGCATTGATGCCGCGATTTGGCACGGC from the Moritella sp. Urea-trap-13 genome contains:
- a CDS encoding bifunctional acetate--CoA ligase family protein/GNAT family N-acetyltransferase, which encodes MSQLNIKALLEPSSIAVIGAKNSTESIGYWVVKNLIASQYDGPIMPVSLKANNVCGILAYEKPSDLPIAPDLGAICTPIRFVPKIVKELGEIGCKAVILFSDEPYEGNADTWEKIGLIAAKYNIRVLGPSSLGVLNPRLKLNVSVAHVAPPAGDVAVISQSAAFATSMIDWAETRGVGFSCFISIGTRIDVNFADLIDYLSRDRFTKSIALYVDNIIDTRRFMSAARAAAFKKPIVVVRSSSNIGGTTELLQNRRNKVSYNTAYTAAFQRSGMLRVNDTFELLSAIKTIATVKRSVRGDKMLIISNGGSPAYMAVDVLLKSGCKLAELSYETEQKLLKALPGKITSMNPINILGGVDAEAFSKVIEIVLEDAQYDALLIIHAPQVTEACHVTAEKLIPQLVKNNKKGPIIFTSWMGETSGRIARQTLIKAGIPSYGTPEVAVNAFNYIVKFRRHQKLLIQTPETLADLNPNSMTAAKVMIDNAMRKGVKEVNEKGINLLLSAYGITSDTALSRDEVNKFRIEVIDDAAFGPIICLGEAGGDWDIDQDAEVALPPLNMALSRYLVVGAIKQGIIRERSLSVRLNMDGLCEILTRISQMIIDFPMIKSILLEPLELGRTAYNIKIENVKIGLRGRRSQQKLAILPYPKELESIYTMKNGKGVLLRPIRHEDEPEHQVFDSSLTADDRYLRYFGARSKFSHFEMAMLTQIDYEREMAFIASAKNPMGQAETLGVVRAIFDWDTGEAEFAISVRSDLKGQGLGKALMLKIIDFCRQSGLKTMVGFTMPTNSGMIKLAKYCGFKVVMDYREGNADLKLKLND
- a CDS encoding insulinase family protein, producing MITSPNDHKQYRHITLPNGLTVLLIQDEQCKKSAASMSVAVGHFDDPQQHEGLAHLLEHMLFLGTDKYPKPGEYQSFISMHGGSNNAWTGTEYTNYYFDINNSYFHNALDRFAQFFIAPSFNADLLERERHAVDSEYKLKLKDDVRRFYQAHKETVNPTHPFSKFSVGNLTTLADTESYTLRDELLRFYQQHYCASLMKLVIQSELTLDKQEHMLNEMFSAVPNRGINAVPLATPLYTNAQLQQAIWVESLSGHKKLYICFPLGNTLPYYQIKPLSYISQLIGDETEGSLLSLLKRKGWVTALSAGSGQSGANFKDYNVIMGLTSDGFKHITEIVEFCLQYIKLIAEQGLQAWRYDEKKNFLEQAFRYQEKIPAVKNVSHLSQNLHIYQPEHVIYGDYMMKGFDIEACRFFLQQLNPKNMRLMISAPNLDTNKKAAWYDTPYRVDAFTASQQQRWANVEIDESLALPIKNLFMSPSLEALALDKANLSEQPKLIDHSDGFKTWFMQEHEFHLPKGNIFISIDSEYAIANTHNIAMTRLAVELLMEQLNSLTYQAEIAGINYHIYAHQGGFTLHLAGFAQKQFELLKLIIGHRHLQTVDNETFASIRNQMLISWENHKQAKPINRLFSELTSVLQPNNPSSERLAKALASIKQEQLPEYLEKVYQNISVEILIHGDWHQSQALEIGQYVKDKLHPISTPGKETIRKLVDIQDTGSLIHEVAVEHNDAALIVYYQAPKISPKELAYYSLANHVMSSKFFYELRTQQQLGYVVGTGNIPLNRHAGLMFYVQSPHTSPTKLLDAINDFIDFFPFGMISFTEQQWQSSKQGLVSKLREPDSNINSKSKRLWHSIGIKDKSFDKSDKIAEELEKIERVDLIRFMVELKSRTSDRLIMATINPSNSHDEEVDEYEERPVDKCEGTYISDVETFQQQSNIFEL
- a CDS encoding crotonase/enoyl-CoA hydratase family protein — translated: MPANQTAIQGPRVTVDINDDVAIVTLNRGSKYNALDMDMFHALDNTASALADNKAIRAVIVRGDGKVFCAGLDVKSIIKNPLNPGKLLKREEGELANLAQKVGYLWRQIPVPVIAVTHGVCFGGGLQIALGADFRYSTADCEFSVMEIKWGLIPDMSGMVTMRELTRIDIAKELTMTGRKFSGVEAEKYGLVTHVCDDPMAAAMTFVDSLKTRSPDAIVAAKSLLNETWVASEQAALVLETQTQKKVMGKWNQIAAVTRNFIKKSLPYRKRSI
- a CDS encoding LysR family transcriptional regulator — its product is MINLQRINLNLLLSLQYLLQEQQVTAAAQRQFITQSAMSKNLAKLREIFADPLLIKIDNKSQLTEKAKQLKPLLAQILNNIDGLLITGGFDPLQSQRQFTIASTDYVTDYILPMALAHLYQHAPNIKLNLTYWDTFTLAAMERGEIDLGATIIRPEHKHLSYLPLEQDSYVCIMRQGHPLEQVALTLSNYTQYPHGIITSGADKSSDIDVALSAQGVFRDVALRIPSYSSAFSIIAKTDHLLTIPNSIADKLIIGEQFSRKKLPIKLPVLQAAIIWHPRFDHDLAHKWLRDELHAQLSSNIPNGTTEE
- a CDS encoding LysE family translocator, yielding MYEIIVSLLVINFFGMLSPGPDMMLVLKYGSLNAKRAAWYCVGGIISGLAVHMMLGLFGISLLISSNPMLFNVVRWLGAAYLIYIGIKSLRAGKSEIEVDAGTLNYRPTKAYLDGLLCNLLNPKILMFMVAAFSQVIAPETPTSDKLLISLSIFVETAVLWSCFIILLNRGGLKPMLNRYQDKINKATGGLLITLGGFIGLSS
- the traF gene encoding conjugal transfer protein TraF; the protein is MKTQRRQALLLPLSLGFALTSCSLSATEFDARSYAMGGVGVTTADYVTASFHNPAMAAKHDVRDDFGLLAPVLGVQIDDENDLFDDLPSDPLELIGDKSYYEAGFGLVASVPTRYYSTNVFIKGYADSFAFADVVSGDINSKVSVYAISVLELGMTFARKFDTRYGGMHFGFSPKYNVISTYNYSEVVNDFDPDKYKDGASSDEKGFNLDLGMEMGLLYGLSVGAAVKNLIPQEVDLKPMNGSSASYNLNPVVTTGISWSGNYAMLAMDIDLNATQRYEDMNTLSGVGNSFDDTQMLKIGGEIGSESAIQFRAGYMYDLQGNKSQAFTAGVGLSPFNVFQLDLGASYGGSNKFGLAAQTMVWF